The Neobacillus sp. OS1-2 genome includes a window with the following:
- the uvrA gene encoding excinuclease ABC subunit UvrA has product MAMEKLIVKGARAHNLKNIDVTIPRDKLVVVTGLSGSGKSSLAFDTIYAEGQRRYVESLSAYARQFLGQMDKPDVDAIEGLSPAISIDQKTTSRNPRSTVGTVTEIYDYLRLLFARVGHPTCPIHHIEISSQTIEQMVDRILEYPERTKMQILAPIISGRKGAHVKVFEDVKKQGFVRVRVDGEMMDLGEEIELEKNKKHSIEVVIDRIVVKDGIAARVADSLETALKLGEGKVIVDVIGEEELLFSENHACPICGFSIGELEPRMFSFNSPFGACAECDGLGSKLEVDVDLVIPNKDLTLKQHAIAPWEPTSSQYYPQLLEAVCNHFGVDMNTPVKDIPEHLLEKVLYGSGREKIYFRYENDFGQIREGNIEFEGVIRNVERRFKETSSDYIREQMEKYMTQKPCPTCKGYRLKKETLAVLINGRHIAHVTDLSIEEAQQFFAELQLSEKEMQIAKLIFREIKERLGFLINVGLDYLTLSRMAGTLSGGEAQRIRLATQIGSRLTGVMYILDEPSIGLHQRDNDRLIGTLRSMRDIGNTLIVVEHDEDTMLAADYLIDIGPGAGIHGGEVVSAGTPSEVMADPNSLTGQYLSGKKFIPLPLERRKPDGRYIEIKGASENNLKNVNVKFPLGVFIAVTGVSGSGKSTLINEILHKSLAQKLNRAKTKPGEHKSIKGIEHLEKVIDIDQSPIGRTPRSNPATYTGVFDDVRDVFSTTNEAKVRGYKKGRFSFNVKGGRCEACRGDGIIKIEMHFLPDVYVPCEVCHGKRYNRETLEVKYKGKNIADILDMTVEAAVDFFENIPKISRKLQTILDVGLGYIKLGQPATTLSGGEAQRVKLASELHRRSNGKSFYILDEPTTGLHVDDISRLLMVLQRLVENGDTVLVIEHNLDVIKAADYLVDLGPEGGDKGGTIIATGTPEKIAETPVSYTGKYLKPILERDRLRMKQQIEKSTVKA; this is encoded by the coding sequence ATGGCAATGGAAAAACTGATTGTGAAAGGCGCTAGAGCCCACAATTTGAAAAATATTGATGTCACGATTCCGCGAGATAAGCTTGTCGTCGTGACGGGACTTTCCGGATCAGGAAAGTCTTCGCTCGCGTTTGATACGATTTATGCGGAAGGCCAGCGGCGGTATGTTGAATCGCTTTCGGCCTATGCAAGGCAATTCCTTGGACAAATGGATAAGCCTGATGTCGATGCGATTGAGGGGCTGTCTCCGGCGATTTCGATTGATCAAAAAACAACTAGCCGCAACCCGCGTTCAACTGTCGGGACAGTGACAGAAATTTATGATTACTTACGATTATTATTCGCAAGGGTTGGACATCCAACCTGCCCGATTCACCATATTGAAATTTCATCACAAACGATTGAACAAATGGTCGACCGCATCCTTGAATATCCCGAACGGACAAAAATGCAAATCCTTGCCCCGATTATTTCCGGACGAAAAGGGGCACATGTAAAGGTCTTCGAAGACGTGAAGAAGCAAGGCTTTGTCCGGGTGCGCGTGGACGGAGAAATGATGGATCTTGGTGAAGAGATTGAACTTGAAAAAAATAAAAAGCATTCGATTGAAGTGGTCATCGATCGAATCGTCGTCAAAGATGGCATTGCTGCAAGGGTAGCTGACTCACTTGAAACAGCTTTGAAACTGGGCGAAGGAAAAGTAATCGTCGACGTGATTGGCGAAGAAGAATTATTGTTTAGCGAAAACCATGCTTGCCCTATTTGCGGCTTTTCCATCGGCGAGCTAGAACCGCGGATGTTTTCCTTTAACAGTCCTTTTGGTGCCTGTGCGGAATGTGATGGGCTCGGCTCCAAGCTCGAAGTCGATGTCGATCTTGTTATACCCAATAAGGACTTAACCCTAAAACAGCATGCGATTGCCCCGTGGGAACCGACAAGTTCACAGTATTACCCGCAGCTCTTGGAGGCTGTTTGCAATCATTTTGGCGTGGATATGAATACGCCTGTAAAGGACATTCCGGAACACCTATTGGAAAAAGTCCTCTACGGTTCCGGCCGTGAAAAAATATACTTCCGTTATGAGAACGATTTTGGGCAAATTCGTGAGGGAAATATCGAATTTGAAGGGGTCATTCGTAACGTCGAACGCCGCTTTAAGGAGACAAGCTCTGATTATATCCGTGAACAAATGGAAAAATATATGACCCAGAAGCCATGCCCAACATGTAAAGGCTATCGCTTGAAAAAAGAAACCTTAGCTGTTTTAATTAACGGCCGTCATATTGCCCATGTAACAGATCTTTCGATTGAAGAAGCACAGCAATTTTTCGCCGAATTGCAGCTTTCGGAAAAAGAAATGCAAATTGCCAAGCTGATTTTTCGTGAAATCAAGGAGCGCCTTGGCTTCTTAATTAATGTCGGTCTTGATTACTTAACGCTTAGCCGTATGGCGGGCACCTTGTCAGGCGGGGAGGCGCAGCGGATTCGTTTGGCGACACAGATTGGTTCACGCTTAACAGGTGTGATGTATATTTTGGATGAGCCGTCAATCGGCCTCCATCAGCGTGACAATGACCGTTTGATTGGTACATTGCGAAGCATGCGTGATATTGGCAATACCTTGATTGTCGTCGAGCACGACGAGGACACCATGCTCGCCGCAGATTATTTGATTGATATCGGACCGGGGGCCGGCATACACGGTGGTGAAGTGGTTTCCGCGGGAACACCTTCCGAGGTAATGGCAGACCCGAACTCGTTGACCGGTCAATATTTATCAGGAAAGAAGTTTATCCCGCTCCCGTTGGAACGCCGCAAACCGGACGGCCGCTATATCGAGATCAAGGGAGCTTCCGAAAACAATTTAAAAAATGTGAATGTAAAGTTTCCACTTGGCGTTTTCATCGCCGTAACAGGTGTATCTGGTTCTGGAAAAAGTACACTCATTAATGAGATTCTTCATAAATCGCTGGCACAAAAGCTAAATCGTGCGAAAACGAAGCCTGGAGAACACAAGAGCATCAAGGGGATTGAACACTTAGAAAAAGTCATTGATATTGATCAGTCGCCAATCGGCCGGACACCGCGATCCAATCCGGCTACGTATACCGGTGTGTTTGATGACGTTCGCGATGTGTTTTCGACTACGAACGAAGCAAAGGTTCGCGGGTATAAAAAAGGCCGCTTCAGCTTTAATGTTAAGGGCGGCCGCTGTGAGGCCTGCCGCGGTGATGGCATTATCAAAATTGAAATGCACTTTTTGCCTGATGTTTATGTTCCTTGTGAAGTGTGCCATGGTAAACGCTATAACCGAGAAACGCTGGAAGTAAAATACAAAGGGAAAAATATAGCCGATATCCTTGATATGACCGTCGAAGCAGCTGTAGACTTTTTCGAAAACATTCCAAAAATCAGCCGCAAGCTGCAGACGATTTTGGATGTCGGACTAGGCTATATTAAACTAGGTCAGCCGGCGACAACGCTGTCCGGAGGAGAGGCCCAGCGCGTGAAGCTTGCTTCCGAATTGCACCGACGATCGAACGGTAAGTCCTTCTATATTTTGGATGAGCCGACAACCGGCCTTCATGTGGACGATATCTCCCGTTTGCTTATGGTGTTACAACGCCTGGTTGAAAATGGCGATACTGTTTTGGTGATCGAACACAATCTTGATGTTATCAAGGCCGCCGATTATCTTGTTGACCTTGGCCCTGAAGGCGGCGACAAGGGCGGAACGATTATCGCAACAGGAACACCGGAGAAGATAGCAGAAACCCCTGTGTCGTATACAGGAAAATACTTAAAGCCAATCCTTGAGCGTGATCGGCTGCGAATGAAACAGCAAATTGAAAAAAGTACCGTAAAAGCATAA
- the uvrB gene encoding excinuclease ABC subunit UvrB — MKDQFELVSKYSPQGDQPEAIRQLVEGIHQNKRHQTLLGATGTGKTFTVSNVIKEINKPTLVIAHNKTLAGQLYSEFKEFFPNNAVEYFVSYYDYYQPEAYVPQTDTFIEKDASINDEIDKLRHSATSSLFERKDVIIIASVSCIYGLGSPEEYREMVLSLRTGMEIERNQLLHRLVDIQYERNDIDFKRGTFRVRGDVVEIFPVSRDEHCVRVEFFGDEIDRIREVDALTGEIIGEREHVAIFPASHFVTREEKMRVAIENIEKELEERLEELRADNKLLEAQRIEQRTRYDLEMMREMGFCSGIENYSRHLTLRPAGSTPYTLLDYFPEDFLMIIDESHVTLPQVRGMFNGDKARKQVLVDHGFRLPSALDNRPLTFDEFEKHVHNAIFVSATPGPYELEHTPDMIQQIIRPTGLLDPTIEVRPIEGQIDDLIGEIHDRVKKNERVLVTTLTKKMSEDLTDYLKEIGIKVQYLHSEVKTLERIEIIRELRMGKYDVLIGINLLREGLDIPEVSLITILDADKEGFLRSERSLIQTIGRAARNANGHVIMYADRITDSMEKAIGETKRRREIQEEYNKKHGVTPQTIQKAIRDVIRATHAAEDQEEFTPASSFGKMNKKEREKLIATMEKEMKIEAKALNFERAAELRDLLLELKAEG; from the coding sequence GTGAAAGACCAATTTGAATTAGTTTCAAAATACTCGCCACAAGGAGATCAGCCAGAGGCGATTCGCCAGTTAGTGGAGGGCATCCACCAAAATAAACGCCATCAAACACTGCTTGGTGCCACCGGTACGGGTAAGACATTTACCGTTTCAAACGTGATTAAAGAGATAAATAAGCCCACTCTTGTCATTGCCCACAATAAAACACTTGCCGGCCAGCTTTATAGTGAGTTTAAGGAATTTTTCCCGAACAACGCGGTCGAATATTTTGTCAGTTACTATGATTACTATCAACCGGAAGCCTATGTGCCACAGACGGATACATTCATTGAAAAAGATGCCAGCATCAATGATGAGATAGATAAACTACGTCACTCTGCTACCTCTTCCTTATTTGAGCGGAAAGATGTCATTATCATTGCCAGCGTCTCCTGCATCTACGGTCTCGGTTCGCCGGAAGAATATCGTGAAATGGTGCTGTCACTCCGAACAGGAATGGAAATTGAGCGCAATCAGCTGCTGCATCGCCTTGTCGATATCCAATATGAACGAAATGATATTGATTTCAAGCGGGGAACCTTTCGTGTCCGCGGTGATGTTGTGGAAATTTTTCCGGTTTCACGCGATGAGCATTGCGTGCGCGTTGAATTTTTCGGCGATGAAATTGATCGCATTCGCGAAGTCGATGCCCTTACAGGTGAAATCATCGGCGAACGCGAACATGTGGCTATTTTCCCGGCATCCCACTTCGTTACAAGAGAAGAAAAAATGCGGGTAGCCATTGAGAATATTGAAAAAGAGCTAGAGGAACGACTTGAGGAACTGCGCGCAGACAACAAACTGCTTGAAGCACAGCGGATCGAGCAGCGGACACGCTATGATCTAGAAATGATGCGCGAAATGGGCTTTTGCTCAGGGATTGAAAACTATTCGCGCCATCTAACGCTCAGACCAGCTGGCTCAACTCCCTACACACTTCTGGATTATTTTCCGGAAGATTTTCTGATGATTATTGATGAGTCGCATGTCACCCTTCCACAGGTTAGGGGGATGTTCAATGGCGATAAAGCGCGAAAACAGGTGCTTGTTGACCATGGCTTCCGTCTGCCGTCAGCCCTTGATAATCGGCCGCTAACCTTTGATGAATTTGAAAAACATGTACACAATGCTATTTTTGTATCAGCAACGCCCGGTCCGTATGAGCTTGAGCATACACCTGACATGATTCAGCAAATTATCCGTCCGACAGGACTCCTCGATCCAACCATTGAAGTCCGTCCGATTGAGGGGCAAATTGATGATTTGATTGGGGAAATTCATGACCGCGTGAAGAAAAATGAGCGGGTACTTGTTACGACACTGACGAAGAAAATGTCTGAAGACCTAACCGACTATCTCAAGGAAATCGGGATTAAAGTTCAGTATCTCCACTCGGAGGTCAAGACGCTCGAACGAATAGAAATTATCCGCGAGCTGCGCATGGGGAAATATGATGTTCTCATCGGAATCAACCTTCTACGGGAAGGTCTTGACATCCCTGAGGTTTCGCTCATAACGATTCTCGATGCCGACAAAGAAGGTTTCCTTCGCTCGGAACGTTCGCTCATCCAAACGATTGGCCGGGCTGCCCGGAATGCTAATGGCCACGTCATCATGTATGCAGATAGAATCACGGATTCGATGGAGAAGGCGATCGGTGAGACAAAACGGCGCCGTGAAATCCAGGAGGAATATAATAAGAAACATGGTGTAACACCTCAAACGATTCAAAAGGCAATCCGTGATGTCATTCGCGCCACCCATGCGGCTGAGGATCAGGAGGAGTTTACACCGGCTTCATCGTTTGGCAAAATGAACAAGAAAGAAAGAGAAAAGCTAATTGCGACAATGGAAAAAGAAATGAAAATCGAAGCCAAAGCGCTTAATTTTGAACGGGCCGCCGAGCTTCGTGACTTACTTTTGGAATTGAAAGCGGAAGGATGA
- the ltrA gene encoding group II intron reverse transcriptase/maturase gives MNHTLKFKWHSIYGQILFDRRLKAAWEKVEANNGSGGIDGETIDSYRYHLDENLDSLLQRLRNKEYKPSPVRRHYIPKKNGKKRPLGIPNIEDRIVQQAIVNVLQPKFERDIFHKWSCGYRPNVGAERVLQIIMANIEQGYNYIFDADIKGFFDNIPHKKLMRVLNKYIADGTVLDMIWLWLKAGYMEEGKFHSTDTGTPQGGVISPLLANVYLNELDWIWAENNIRFVRFADDFLLFAKTKEDIKRAADITKRKLAELGLELATEKTKFVNFDDDDFDFMGFTFEHWRKRKKDGKPYYIAKPKESTWNDFRQKIKVKTKKTLTLSKEKWIEYVNPVIRGKVNYFLNIYKAIKANEEHGFNSSCFFKAFGKELLAIDGYIRQRLRVAMIHKHPSQRKGHAMKTKWNNEFFAIIGLIPSYWYYYHKIYGFSLESYILRMKEKQKKEQERRILKAKEKGQEYYTPDRVRKMKYAQRLATY, from the coding sequence ATGAATCATACGTTAAAATTCAAATGGCATAGTATTTATGGACAAATACTTTTCGACAGAAGGCTAAAAGCTGCTTGGGAAAAGGTAGAAGCCAACAACGGGTCAGGTGGTATTGATGGCGAAACAATTGACAGCTATAGATATCACTTAGATGAAAATCTGGACTCGCTTCTACAGAGACTGAGAAATAAAGAGTATAAGCCGTCACCAGTAAGAAGACATTATATTCCTAAGAAAAATGGCAAAAAGCGACCCTTAGGCATTCCGAATATTGAAGATAGAATTGTCCAACAGGCAATAGTAAATGTACTTCAGCCGAAATTCGAAAGGGATATCTTTCACAAATGGTCATGTGGATACAGACCAAATGTTGGTGCAGAACGTGTCCTGCAAATAATCATGGCGAATATCGAACAAGGATATAATTACATCTTCGATGCAGATATTAAAGGCTTTTTCGATAATATCCCACATAAGAAGCTGATGAGAGTATTAAATAAATACATCGCAGATGGTACAGTGTTAGATATGATTTGGTTGTGGCTAAAAGCTGGTTATATGGAAGAAGGTAAATTTCACTCAACAGATACCGGCACTCCGCAAGGAGGGGTTATTTCTCCGTTACTAGCGAACGTATATTTAAATGAACTTGATTGGATCTGGGCTGAAAACAATATTCGTTTTGTAAGATTCGCCGATGACTTTTTGTTATTCGCAAAAACCAAAGAAGACATAAAGAGAGCGGCAGATATTACGAAAAGGAAATTAGCCGAACTTGGGTTGGAACTTGCAACGGAGAAAACAAAATTTGTAAACTTCGATGATGATGACTTTGACTTTATGGGATTCACTTTCGAACACTGGAGAAAACGCAAGAAGGATGGTAAGCCATACTATATAGCTAAACCGAAAGAATCAACTTGGAATGATTTTCGCCAGAAAATCAAAGTCAAGACGAAGAAAACACTCACTCTGAGTAAGGAAAAGTGGATTGAGTATGTTAACCCAGTGATTCGAGGAAAAGTAAACTATTTTCTCAATATTTATAAAGCAATTAAGGCAAATGAAGAACACGGATTTAACAGTTCATGCTTCTTTAAAGCATTTGGGAAAGAACTACTTGCGATAGATGGCTATATTCGACAAAGGTTAAGAGTAGCCATGATTCACAAACACCCTAGCCAAAGAAAAGGTCATGCGATGAAAACAAAATGGAATAATGAGTTCTTTGCTATTATTGGACTTATCCCTTCATACTGGTATTACTACCACAAGATATATGGCTTTTCTCTAGAAAGTTACATTCTTCGAATGAAAGAAAAGCAAAAGAAAGAACAGGAAAGACGAATCCTAAAGGCAAAAGAAAAGGGTCAAGAGTATTATACTCCTGACCGTGTCCGCAAAATGAAATATGCTCAAAGATTGGCAACGTATTGA
- a CDS encoding CsbA family protein, with amino-acid sequence MISVIQFLSAIILPGLLVLLFTRVTYNRLIGLGLTIALIAASAYKGYTNNSALIIIDAFSLTAGFWLAAKNETASSKKIAKSVHCDRLFICATGSRTLCSRTALNELLKVGVRYCDKHGSRILEDSFSRR; translated from the coding sequence TTGATAAGCGTTATTCAATTTTTATCGGCAATTATTTTGCCAGGGTTACTAGTCTTACTTTTCACGAGGGTCACGTATAATCGGCTCATCGGCCTTGGCTTAACCATCGCGCTCATCGCTGCGTCTGCCTATAAAGGATATACAAACAACTCTGCACTCATCATCATTGATGCTTTCTCGTTAACCGCGGGCTTCTGGCTGGCGGCAAAAAATGAAACCGCGAGCAGTAAAAAAATAGCTAAGTCTGTCCATTGCGACAGGCTTTTTATTTGTGCGACAGGCAGTCGTACCTTGTGCAGTAGAACTGCACTGAATGAGTTGTTAAAGGTTGGAGTACGTTATTGCGATAAACACGGCTCCCGAATCCTAGAAGACTCGTTTTCCCGAAGGTGA
- the panF gene encoding sodium/pantothenate symporter, giving the protein MNWPVITPLLIFLLIIFSIGLWSNKFVLKSNSFLEEYFLGERQMGGFILAMTMVATYGSASSFIGGPGIAYTQGLGWVLLAMAQLATGYFTLMVLGKKFAIVARQYKAITLIDFLKERYKSKTVVIVSAASIIIFLFSSMTAQWIGGARLVESLTGLPYATALFIFAFSVLVFVIVGGFRAVALTDAVQGVVMFIGTLILLIATIKAGGGIPKIISDLTAENPNLITPFGANRSLTPAYVSSFWILVGIGVVGLPQITVRAMSYKNSKAMHTAIIIGTIVVGFIMLGMHLIGVFARPVLPGVKIGDTVMPLLSMKVLPPFVAGIVLAAPMAAIMSTVDALLILVSSALVKDVYLNYIKPNAAEDHVKKVSFSVTAVIGILVILLALSPPDLIVWLNLFSFGGLESVFIWPVILGLYWSKGNKYGAITSMILGMGSYILLDRFYPNPFGLHTVVTPIVLSFLGFVVVSLFSQQKAKASFVKIEK; this is encoded by the coding sequence GTGAATTGGCCAGTGATAACCCCGTTACTCATTTTCTTACTTATAATCTTTTCAATCGGCTTATGGTCAAACAAATTTGTCCTCAAATCTAACTCGTTCCTTGAGGAATATTTTTTAGGTGAGCGGCAAATGGGCGGGTTCATCCTGGCGATGACCATGGTCGCTACCTATGGCAGTGCCAGCAGCTTTATCGGCGGCCCGGGGATTGCCTATACGCAAGGATTAGGCTGGGTACTCCTTGCCATGGCCCAGCTGGCCACCGGTTATTTTACGTTAATGGTGTTAGGAAAGAAATTTGCGATTGTTGCGAGGCAATACAAAGCGATTACGCTCATCGATTTTCTGAAAGAGCGCTATAAAAGTAAAACCGTTGTCATTGTTTCGGCCGCGAGCATCATTATCTTTCTTTTTTCATCGATGACTGCACAATGGATTGGCGGTGCACGGCTCGTTGAATCACTAACAGGCCTTCCGTACGCAACAGCCTTATTCATCTTCGCCTTCTCGGTTCTTGTCTTTGTCATTGTCGGCGGCTTTCGGGCCGTGGCCTTGACCGATGCCGTTCAAGGTGTTGTCATGTTCATAGGGACGTTAATTCTGCTGATTGCTACCATTAAAGCCGGCGGCGGCATCCCAAAGATTATTTCGGATTTAACAGCGGAAAATCCTAATCTAATTACCCCATTTGGTGCCAATCGGAGCCTTACGCCAGCCTATGTTTCTTCCTTTTGGATATTAGTGGGGATTGGGGTTGTCGGTCTTCCGCAAATCACGGTGCGTGCCATGTCGTATAAAAACTCGAAGGCCATGCATACCGCCATCATTATCGGGACGATTGTCGTCGGTTTCATTATGCTTGGCATGCATCTTATTGGCGTTTTCGCCAGACCCGTGCTTCCAGGTGTGAAAATCGGTGATACCGTTATGCCGCTGTTATCGATGAAGGTGCTGCCGCCGTTTGTGGCCGGGATTGTCCTCGCTGCCCCGATGGCGGCAATCATGTCGACGGTCGATGCCCTGCTGATTTTGGTCAGCTCCGCACTTGTGAAGGATGTTTATTTAAATTACATTAAGCCTAATGCAGCAGAAGACCATGTAAAAAAGGTCAGCTTCAGTGTAACGGCAGTCATTGGCATTCTCGTCATCCTGCTGGCGTTGAGTCCACCCGATTTAATTGTCTGGCTCAATTTATTCTCCTTTGGCGGTCTTGAGTCCGTCTTTATTTGGCCGGTTATTTTAGGACTGTATTGGAGTAAAGGAAATAAATACGGAGCGATTACCTCGATGATTTTGGGAATGGGTTCGTACATTTTATTAGATCGTTTTTATCCAAATCCATTCGGGCTGCATACGGTTGTCACGCCGATTGTCCTTTCCTTCCTTGGCTTTGTCGTTGTCAGCTTATTTTCTCAGCAAAAAGCCAAAGCTAGTTTTGTAAAAATCGAGAAGTAG
- a CDS encoding YhdT family protein — translation MKKTVNPQDKRFKIAHREALIGIALVIINFIWWYGFAYGLGSAKVEGYTYIFGLPAWFFYSCIVGSIVMIILVILTVKFLFKEVPFDEQEGDIK, via the coding sequence TTGAAAAAAACAGTCAATCCACAGGATAAGCGTTTTAAAATCGCCCATCGCGAAGCCCTAATAGGCATTGCCCTTGTAATCATCAATTTTATCTGGTGGTATGGGTTTGCCTACGGACTCGGCTCCGCCAAGGTCGAAGGCTATACCTACATATTTGGCTTACCGGCATGGTTCTTCTACAGCTGTATCGTTGGATCTATCGTCATGATTATTCTCGTTATTCTAACGGTGAAATTCCTGTTTAAAGAAGTGCCCTTTGATGAGCAAGAGGGGGACATCAAGTGA
- a CDS encoding cation diffusion facilitator family transporter has protein sequence MGHHHHHGHSHGHSHGHSHTSNKKALLSSFILIAVFMIVEVIGGFLTNSLALLSDAGHMLSDAVALGLSFFAIKLGEKQVSQEKTYGYKRFEIIAAALNGLTLVVISLFIFYEAIQRFFAPPDVQSTGMLIISITGLMVNIIAAWILMKGDKDDNLNVRSAFLHVIGDMLGSVGAIIAALLIMFFGWGIADPIASVIVAALILVSGFRVTKDSFHILMEGAPTQIDISQVKSTLGGIPLVKEVHDLHIWTITSGYPVLSCHITIADNGVHDEILSQSQRILHDEFHIEHSTIQVEKETNGCPSPHGTCN, from the coding sequence ATGGGTCATCACCACCATCACGGACATTCTCACGGCCACTCGCATGGCCATTCACATACAAGTAATAAAAAAGCTTTATTGAGTTCTTTCATTCTGATTGCTGTATTTATGATCGTCGAAGTAATCGGCGGATTTTTGACAAACAGTTTGGCACTATTATCTGATGCCGGTCACATGCTGAGTGACGCCGTGGCACTTGGCCTGAGCTTTTTCGCCATCAAACTCGGGGAAAAACAAGTATCACAAGAAAAAACGTACGGCTACAAACGATTCGAAATTATTGCAGCAGCTCTAAACGGACTAACGTTGGTTGTCATTTCCTTATTTATCTTTTATGAAGCCATTCAGCGCTTTTTCGCTCCACCGGATGTACAAAGCACGGGGATGCTGATCATTTCCATAACAGGATTGATGGTAAACATCATTGCCGCCTGGATTTTAATGAAAGGCGACAAAGATGATAACTTGAATGTTAGAAGTGCCTTTTTACATGTGATTGGTGATATGCTCGGGTCAGTTGGAGCAATTATTGCGGCCCTTCTTATTATGTTTTTCGGCTGGGGCATTGCAGACCCGATTGCCAGTGTTATTGTAGCAGCGTTGATCCTTGTCAGCGGATTTCGCGTTACCAAGGATTCCTTCCATATTTTAATGGAAGGGGCGCCAACGCAAATTGATATCAGTCAAGTGAAATCCACGCTCGGCGGGATTCCACTCGTAAAGGAAGTCCATGACCTTCATATCTGGACGATTACTTCTGGATATCCAGTCTTAAGCTGTCACATTACCATCGCCGATAACGGGGTTCATGATGAAATTCTCTCACAATCTCAGCGAATCCTTCACGACGAATTCCACATCGAACACAGCACTATCCAAGTAGAAAAAGAAACAAACGGCTGCCCGAGCCCGCACGGCACCTGTAACTAA